In Tripterygium wilfordii isolate XIE 37 chromosome 15, ASM1340144v1, whole genome shotgun sequence, one DNA window encodes the following:
- the LOC119980105 gene encoding probable tRNA (guanine(26)-N(2))-dimethyltransferase 2, producing MSIDLNDFTVVKEGEAEILMHAKNEVFFNKAQVNNRDLSIAVLRTFIPKRQQEHEAMSLKRAKSTPKNYENGASKTVMEEALNESHMNGEQSIAELEVPGEMSGDEQCTVSKEPEKTDEPKFCAELKPPRVLEALSASGLRALRYAREVDGIGQVVALDNDKASVEACRRNIKFNGSVAISKIESHLADARVYMLTHPKEFDVVDLDPYGSPSVFLDSAVQSVVDGGLLMCTATDMAVLCGGNGEVCYSKYGSYALRGKYCHEMALRILLASIESHANRYKRYIVPVLSVAMDFYVRVFVRIYTSASAMKNTPLKLSYVYQCIGCDSFHLQPLGRTVSKNNSVRHLPGFGPVVPQECSDCGKKFNMGGPIWSAPIHDEEWVTRMLADVKSVKDRYPAYNRISSVLTNVSEELPDVPLFLSLHNLCGTLKCTSPSAVIFRSAVINAGYRISGTHANPLGLKSDAPMDVIWDIMRCWVKNHPVKAQSSDQPGSIILSREPVLQANFARAVASLSKSQAKKVVRFLPNPERHWGPKLRAGRRVTSKHVSLLGSEAVNGHLEIKESEEPESKRPKAEDLTADS from the exons ATGTCAATCGATCTCAATGATTTCACCGTTGTCAAGGAAGGAGAGGCTGAGATTCTGATGCATGCCAAAAATGAAGTGTTCTTCAATAAAGCACAG GTTAACAACCGAGATTTGTCTATTGCTGTCTTGAGGACATTTATACCCAAACGCCAACAGGAGCATGAGGCAATGTCGTTGAAAAGAGCAAAATCGACCCCAAAGAATTATGAGAATGGTGCTTCTAAAACTGTTATGGAAGAGGCATTGAATGAGTCCCACATGAATGGTGAGCAGTCTATTGCTGAATTGGAAGTACCTGGAGAGATGTCTGGAGATGAACAGTGTACTGTATCAAAAGAACCAGAAAAGACTGATGAGCCAAAATTTTGTGCCGAACTGAAGCCTCCAAGAGTTCTTGAG GCGCTGTCAGCTTCTGGGTTAAGAGCACTGAGATATGCTCGAGAAGTGGATGGGATTGGTCAAGTTGTAGCCTTGGACAATGATAAAG CCTCAGTTGAAGCATGTAGGAGAAATATAAAGTTCAATGGTTCGGTGGCAATTTCAAAGATTGAATCACATCTTGCTGATGCTCGTGTATATATGCTGACCCACCCTAAAGAATTTGATGTG GTTGATCTTGATCCTTATGGTTCTCCTTCTGTGTTCTTGGACTCTGCCGTCCAATCTGTTGTTGATGGTGGCTTGCTGATGTGTACAGCAACTGATATGGCAGTTCTGTGTGGGGGTAATGGGGAGGTTTGCTATTCCAA ATATGGTTCCTACGCATTGAGAGGAAAGTATTGCCATGAAATGGCTTTGAGGATCCTCCTTGCCAGCATTGAG AGCCATGCTAACCGCTACAAGCGGTATATTGTTCCTGTGCTATCTGTCGCTATGGACTTTTATGTTCGGGTTTTTGTTCGCATCTACAC TTCTGCCAGTGCAATGAAGAACACACCACTGAAGCTCTCATATGTTTATCAGTGCATTGGTTGTGATTCCTTCCATCTTCAGCCTCTTGGGAGGACAGTCTCAAAG AATAATAGCGTGAGGCATCTTCCTGGGTTTGGTCCTGTTGTTCCTCAAGAGTGCAGCGACTGTGGGAAAAAATTTAACATGGGTGGACCTATATGGTCTGCTCCTATCCACGATGAAGAGTGGGTGACTCGCATGCTAGCTGATGTGAAATCTGTTAAGGACCGGTATCCTGCTTATAATCGCATATCTTCTGTATTGACGAATGTATCTGAG GAATTGCCTGATGTTCCACTCTTCTTGAGTCTGCACAATCTCTGTGGAACACTGAAATGCACTTCGCCCTCAGCAGTAATCTTTCGCTCCGCAGTTATCAATGCAGGATACCGCATCTCTGGAACTCATGCAAATCCATTAGGTCTGAAATCAGATGCTCCCATGGATGTTATATGGGATATAATGCGCTGCTGG GTCAAGAACCATCCAGTGAAAGCCCAGTCATCTGATCAGCCAGGAAGCATAATACTCTCCAGAGAGCCTGTTCTTCAA GCAAATTTCGCTCGGGCAGTGGCATCTCTTAGCAAGTCACAAGCCAAGAAGGTTGTGCGCTTTCTTCCTAATCCTGAAAGACATTGGGGTCCAAAGCTTAGGGCAGGTCGCCGAGTTACCAGCAAGCACGTATCTCTTTTAGGCTCGGAGGCAGTGAATGGACATCTTGAAATTAAAGAAAGTGAAGAGCCCGAGTCTAAACGTCCCAAGGCAGAGGATCTCACTGCAGATTCATGA
- the LOC120016983 gene encoding protein LTV1 homolog, with translation MGKKKFFDKKKSATFQLLARDSSDPYYDNTPGSDRVFVRVDNNPYSADTFDESMENLSGEENPDSKFADAPDDASDDEGGHAFASSLPSKGSIGVEAVGKAAPLPEHIRREILELGFPDDGYNYLTHLREIKNTGGGSMFYNNPKPKLDQLPGDVRAYDASRVLVSEARDDSVEQSIYSVASKTVGVRVKKAIDPDVAALLDDSDLSRFGSDVEDLEEDFVIHANLTEGGLGIVDDNKLDLVGKSRMDEVINESSASGHPQNALHSVSDDEVRNRVVETAHDCAGKEARARRVLDEQFDLLEHQEYGLDDEDDNGYGNYIDEDESLADKLKHALNKHKIDDLELEEGYKAPADILRGNQSPKGKKMLDSAAVLSRCVEYAEKYQNGDEDEQMELVEESSDESEQWDCESIVSTYSNLDNHPGKIEAPEMARKKKLAQTISGTLSSSNHVISLRGKEKLPVEFLPQTRKHGTEKVKGTGNLKAEVHRRERAQESKDEKKERKAAVKEERREARRTKKEMKGLYHCEAQRAQRVAAFSGPSSIHLM, from the coding sequence ATGGGTAAAAAGAAGTTCTTTGACAAGAAGAAATCCGCCACCTTCCAACTACTCGCTCGTGACTCCTCCGATCCCTATTATGATAATACACCTGGTAGTGACCGAGTATTTGTTCGAGTTGACAACAACCCCTACTCTGCTGATACCTTTGATGAAAGCATGGAGAATTTATCTGGTGAGGAGAATCCTGATTCAAAATTTGCTGACGCACCTGATGATGCCAGTGATGATGAAGGTGGTCATGCTTTTGCCAGTTCGCTGCCCTCTAAAGGGAGCATTGGTGTGGAAGCAGTAGGCAAAGCAGCTCCTTTGCCAGAGCATATAAGAAGGGAGATTTTGGAGCTAGGATTTCCTGATGATGGCTATAATTACTTAACTCACTTGAGGGAGATTAAGAATACTGGTGGTGGCTCTATGTTTTATAATAATCCGAAGCCAAAGCTTGATCAGCTACCGGGGGATGTCAGGGCCTATGATGCATCAAGGGTGCTGGTTTCTGAAGCAAGGGATGATTCTGTTGAACAGTCTATTTACAGTGTAGCATCAAAGACAGTTGGTGTGAGGGTTAAGAAAGCAATTGACCCTGATGTGGCTGCATTGCTTGATGATAGTGACTTATCTCGATTTGGTTCTGATGTTGAGGATTTGGAAGAGGATTTTGTTATTCATGCAAACCTTACTGAAGGAGGGCTGGGAATAGTCGATGATAATAAGTTGGATTTGGTTGGGAAAAGTAGGATGGATGAAGTGATCAATGAATCTAGTGCCTCTGGACATCCTCAGAATGCATTGCACTCTGTTAGTGATGATGAAGTCAGGAATCGTGTTGTGGAAACTGCTCATGATTGTGCAGGTAAGGAAGCACGAGCTCGTCGTGTTCTAGATGAGCAATTTGATTTACTTGAACATCAAGAATATGGacttgatgatgaagatgacaatGGTTATGGAAACTACATAGATGAAGATGAATCTCTTGCAGACAAGCTCAAACATGCTCTAAATAAGCATAAAATCGATGACTTGGAACTTGAGGAGGGATATAAAGCTCCTGCAGATATATTACGTGGTAATCAGAGTCCAAAAGGCAAAAAGATGTTAGACTCTGCAGCTGTCCTTAGTCGTTGCGTAGAATATGCTGAAAAGTATCAGAATGGCGACGAAGATGAGCAGATGGAATTAGTGGAGGAAAGTAGTGATGAATCAGAACAGTGGGATTGTGAGAGTATTGTTTCCACATATTCAAATCTTGATAACCACCCTGGAAAAATTGAGGCTCCTGAAATGGCTAGAAAGAAGAAGTTAGCTCAAACTATCTCTGGAACCTTGAGTTCCTCCAATCATGTTATATCTCTCCGAGGAAAGGAGAAGCTCCCTGTTGAGTTTCTGCCTCAGACAAGAAAACACGGCACAGAAAAGGTGAAGGGCACTGGCAACCTAAAAGCTGAAGTGCACAGGAGGGAACGAGCCCAGGAATCAAAGGATGAGAAGAAAGAACGGAAGGCTGCTGTAAAGGAGGAAAGGCGTGAAGCACGGCGTACGAAGAAAGAAATGAAGGGGCTGTACCACTGTGAAGCACAGCGTGCTCAGAGAGTTGCTGCCTTCTCTGGACCATCTTCCATTCATTTAATGTAG